From Jaculus jaculus isolate mJacJac1 chromosome 19, mJacJac1.mat.Y.cur, whole genome shotgun sequence, a single genomic window includes:
- the Msto1 gene encoding protein misato homolog 1 → MAGGAREVLTLQLGHFAGFVGAHWWNQQDAALGRTADAQEAPAELCPDVLYRTGRETCTPRLIVLDLKGSLNSLKKDGGLYGDSELDAAIAWQGKLTTHKEETDPKNPNIQDYTSAEGVPHSDGVWRAKAVPNGKGPLPVTTGTTPKPLLHIEDSIRVWSDFLRVHLHPRSVCVIHKYNHDGETGRLEAFGQGESILKEPRYLEELEDRLHFYTEECDYLQGFQVLCDLHDGFSGVGAKTAELLQDEYSGRGIITWGLLPGPCHLGEHQKNVYRLLNTVFGLVHLATSSSFVCPLSVSRDLGLRPKPPVNFPYLHYDATLPFHSGAILATALDTVTVPFRLHSSPVSMAQLADMLSFSGRKVVTADAIIPFPLVPGQSLPDTLLQLGDTIPWTPLSACGDPAGTQCFAQSVVLRGIDRTCHTSSLTPGAPLPSTLHACASGKEVLAQYLEQQQPRVTSSSHLLLTPCMVAPPYPNLFSSFRQPGMALESPSRHKAVQNIPVFGALRSSSSMFRTLRSLAEELSRLDLRRWASFLDAGVEQDDKEELLQELHSLAHHYREGESLSD, encoded by the exons ATGGCGGGCGGCGCCCGGGAGGTGCTCACGCtgcagttgggacattttgcggGCTTCGTCGGGGCTCACTGGTGGAACCAGCAG gaTGCTGCGCTGGGCCGAACGGCCGATGCCCAGGAGGCTCCCGCGGAGCTGTGCCCCGACGTTCTCTACCGGACCGGCCGGGAAACGTGCACGCCGCGGCTGATCGTCCTGGATCTGAAGG GCAGCTTGAACTCCCTGAAAAAGGACGGTGGGCTCTATGGAGACAGTGAGCTGGATGCCGCAATAGCATG GCAGGGCAAGCTAACCACACACAAAGAGGAAACAGATCCCAAGAATCCCAACATCCAGGACTACACAAGTGCAGAG GGCGTGCCGCACAGTGATGGTGTCTGGAGGGCCAAAGCTGTCCCTAATGGCAAAG gtcctctgccaGTCACCACTGGGACAACTCCAAAACCCCTTCTGCACATAGAGGACAGCATCAGAGTGTGGTCAGACTTCCTCAGGGTCCACCTTCATCCCCGGAGCGTCTGTGTGATCCACAAGTACAACCACGATGG GGAAACAGGGCGTCTGGAGGCTTTTGGCCAGGGTGAGAGTATCCTGAAGGAACCCAGGTACCTGGAAGAACTGGAGGACAGGCTGCACTTCTACACGGAGGAATGTGACTACCTGCAG GGCTTCCAGGTCCTGTGTGACCTGCATGATGGTTTCTCTGGAGTAGGGGCTAAAACTGCAGAATTACTACAAGATGAGTACTCAGGACGAGGAATAATAACCTGGGGCCTGCTCCCTGGGCCCTGTCATCTTGGG GAGCACCAGAAGAATGTCTACAGGCTGTTAAACACAGTGTTTGGTCTGGTGCACCTGGCGACTTCCAGCTCTTTTGTCTGCCCCTTATCCGTGAGCAGGGACTTGGGCCTGAGACCCAAGCCACCTGTCAACTTTCCTTACCTGCATTATGAT GCCACTCTGCCCTTCCACAGCGGTGCCATCCTGGCTACAGCCCTGGACACAGTCACTGTTCCCTTTCGCCTGCATTCCTCCCCAGTCTCCATGGCTCAGTTGGCTGACATGCTGAGTTTCTCGGGGAGGAAG GTGGTGACCGCAGATGCTATCATCCCCTTCCCCTTGGTTCCAGGCCAGTCCCTTCCTGATACCCTGTTGCAGCTTGGGGATACCATCCCATGGACCCCACTGTCTGCATGTGGAGACCCTGCTGGAACACAGTGCTTTGCCCAGTCAGTGGTGTTGAGGGGCATAGACAGAACGTGCCATACCAG CTCGCTCACTCCAGGGGCGCCTCTGCCCTCCACCCTCCACGCCTGTGCCTCTGGTAAAGAAGTCTTGGCCCAGTATTTAGAACAGCAGCAGCCTAGGGTCACAAG CTCATCGCATTTGCTGCTGACCCCCTGCATGGTGGCACCTCCTTACCCCAACCTCTTCTCAAGCTTCAGGCAGCCAGGCATGGCTCTGGAAAGTCCCTCCAGGCACAAAG cAGTGCAGAACATTCCAGTGTTTGGTGCCCTGCGTTCTTCTTCATCCATGTTCCGGACCCTGAGAAGCTTAGCTGAAGAGCTAAGCAGACTGGACCTGCGGCGCTGGGCCAGCTTCTTGGACGCGGGAGTGGAGCAGGACGATAAGGAGGAGCTGCTGCAGGAGCTGCACAGCCTGGCCCACCATTACCGGGAAGGCGAAAGCCTCTCAGACTGA